One Cuculus canorus isolate bCucCan1 chromosome 1, bCucCan1.pri, whole genome shotgun sequence DNA segment encodes these proteins:
- the ATP4B gene encoding potassium-transporting ATPase subunit beta isoform X1 has translation MATLNEKKTCSERMENFRRFVWNPETKLFMGRTLINWVWISLYYMAFYVVMSGLFALSIYSLMRTVNPYEPDYQDQLKSPGVTLRPDVYGDRGLQIYYNISDNKTWEGLVTTLQTFLTAYTPAAQHLNINCTSDTYFIQDTFDGPNNTKLSCKFTSDMLQNCSGITDPTFGFPEGKPCFIIKMNRIIKFFPGNGTAPRVDCTYVGDESRPLEVDYYPVNGTFNLHYFPYYGIKAQPSYSNPLVAVKFLNITRNEELRIVCKIIGAGITFNNVHDPYEGKVEFKLKIED, from the exons ATGGcaactttaaatgaaaaaaagacctGCAGCGAACGGATGGAAAATTTCCGTCGTTTTGTCTGGAATCCAGAAACAAAGCTCTTTATGGGAAGGACCTTGATTAACTGGG tgtgGATCAGCCTGTACTACATGGCTTTCTACGTGGTGATGTCAGGACTGTTTGCACTCTCCATTTATTCTTTAATGAGGACAGTGAACCCATACGAGCCGGATTACCAAGACCAGCTGAAATCGCCAG GTGTAACATTACGACCCGACGTGTATGGGGATAGAGGACTACAAATTTATTACAACATCTCTGACAACAAAACCTGGGAAGGTTTAGTGACAACTCTTCAGACTTTTTTGACAG CATATACACCCGCTGCTCAGCATCTGAACATCAACTGCACCAGTGACACGTACTTCATTCAGGACACCTTTGATGGCCCAAACAACACAAAACTGTCCTGCAAATTCACCTCAGATATGCTTCAAAACTGCTCTGGCATCACAGATCCTACTTTCGgatttccagaaggaaaaccCTGCTTTATTATAAAGATGAATAGG attATCAAATTTTTCCCTGGCAACGGCACTGCACCAAGAGTGGACTGCACATATGTG GGTGATGAGTCTCGCCCACTGGAGGTGGACTACTATCCTGTGAATGGTACCTTCAACCTCCATTACTTCCCCTACTATGGAATAAAGGCACAG CCCAGCTACAGCAATCCTTTGGTAGCTGTGAAATTTCTCAACATTACAAGGAATGAAGAACTTAGAATAGTGTGCAAAATCATTGGAGCTGGAATTACCTTTAATAATGTTCATGATCCGTACGAAGGAAAAGtggaatttaaattaaaaatagaagactGA
- the ATP4B gene encoding potassium-transporting ATPase subunit beta isoform X2, which yields MATLNEKKTCSERMENFRRFVWNPETKLFMGRTLINWVWISLYYMAFYVVMSGLFALSIYSLMRTVNPYEPDYQDQLKSPGVTLRPDVYGDRGLQIYYNISDNKTWEGLVTTLQTFLTAYTPAAQHLNINCTSDTYFIQDTFDGPNNTKLSCKFTSDMLQNCSGITDPTFGFPEGKPCFIIKMNRIIKFFPGNGTAPRVDCTYGDESRPLEVDYYPVNGTFNLHYFPYYGIKAQPSYSNPLVAVKFLNITRNEELRIVCKIIGAGITFNNVHDPYEGKVEFKLKIED from the exons ATGGcaactttaaatgaaaaaaagacctGCAGCGAACGGATGGAAAATTTCCGTCGTTTTGTCTGGAATCCAGAAACAAAGCTCTTTATGGGAAGGACCTTGATTAACTGGG tgtgGATCAGCCTGTACTACATGGCTTTCTACGTGGTGATGTCAGGACTGTTTGCACTCTCCATTTATTCTTTAATGAGGACAGTGAACCCATACGAGCCGGATTACCAAGACCAGCTGAAATCGCCAG GTGTAACATTACGACCCGACGTGTATGGGGATAGAGGACTACAAATTTATTACAACATCTCTGACAACAAAACCTGGGAAGGTTTAGTGACAACTCTTCAGACTTTTTTGACAG CATATACACCCGCTGCTCAGCATCTGAACATCAACTGCACCAGTGACACGTACTTCATTCAGGACACCTTTGATGGCCCAAACAACACAAAACTGTCCTGCAAATTCACCTCAGATATGCTTCAAAACTGCTCTGGCATCACAGATCCTACTTTCGgatttccagaaggaaaaccCTGCTTTATTATAAAGATGAATAGG attATCAAATTTTTCCCTGGCAACGGCACTGCACCAAGAGTGGACTGCACATAT GGTGATGAGTCTCGCCCACTGGAGGTGGACTACTATCCTGTGAATGGTACCTTCAACCTCCATTACTTCCCCTACTATGGAATAAAGGCACAG CCCAGCTACAGCAATCCTTTGGTAGCTGTGAAATTTCTCAACATTACAAGGAATGAAGAACTTAGAATAGTGTGCAAAATCATTGGAGCTGGAATTACCTTTAATAATGTTCATGATCCGTACGAAGGAAAAGtggaatttaaattaaaaatagaagactGA